In Staphylococcus lloydii, the following proteins share a genomic window:
- the lepB gene encoding signal peptidase I, with product MKKEITEWIISIVVAVALVLFIINFVAKSYTVKGDSMDPTLKDGQHVIVNLFDYRFNDIKKGNVIVFHANKTDDYVKRVIGTPGDNIEYKKDKLYVNGHRVKEPYLDYNEKHKQYEYITGSLKTKDLPNAQGNKIPKGKLLVLGDNREVSKDSRSFGLIDKDTVVGKVSFRFWPFSDFKFGFDPDTNYNK from the coding sequence GTGAAAAAAGAAATAACTGAATGGATTATATCAATCGTCGTGGCAGTGGCTTTAGTATTATTCATTATCAATTTTGTCGCAAAGTCATATACTGTAAAAGGTGACTCGATGGATCCAACATTAAAAGATGGTCAACATGTTATTGTTAACTTATTTGACTATAGATTTAATGATATTAAAAAAGGTAATGTTATCGTATTCCATGCTAATAAAACTGATGACTATGTTAAACGTGTAATTGGAACACCAGGAGACAATATCGAATATAAAAAAGACAAACTATATGTTAATGGTCACCGAGTAAAAGAACCATACCTAGATTACAATGAAAAGCATAAACAATATGAATACATTACAGGTAGTTTGAAAACTAAAGATTTACCAAATGCTCAAGGTAATAAAATACCTAAAGGTAAATTATTAGTACTAGGTGATAACCGTGAAGTAAGTAAAGATAGTCGTTCATTCGGTTTAATTGATAAAGATACAGTAGTAGGTAAAGTATCATTTAGATTCTGGCCGTTTAGTGATTTTAAATTTGGCTTCGATCCAGATACGAATTACAACAAATAA
- the lepB gene encoding signal peptidase I — MKKIIKHLISIIFAIIIVLLLQAFVITGTVMHNSNMTPILKSGDRLIVNKITTTFNLLKNNDIIMYHHNGRTYVARIIGEPGQSIVFKNGKLLRDDRQVNEPYVKNNSIDNLALRQIKGSESDIVPTNKYFVLNDQRQNKQDSRNFGYISKKDIIGEVSLRYYPFKAFTVDFK; from the coding sequence ATGAAAAAAATAATAAAACATTTGATTTCTATTATTTTTGCGATTATTATAGTTTTATTGCTACAAGCATTTGTAATTACTGGAACAGTTATGCACAATAGTAATATGACTCCTATATTGAAAAGTGGAGATCGTTTAATCGTTAATAAAATAACTACGACTTTTAACCTATTGAAAAACAACGACATAATTATGTATCATCATAATGGACGTACTTATGTTGCACGAATTATTGGGGAACCCGGTCAATCTATCGTCTTTAAAAATGGGAAATTACTCCGTGATGATAGACAAGTAAATGAACCTTATGTTAAAAACAATAGCATTGATAATTTGGCATTACGTCAAATCAAAGGTTCTGAAAGTGATATCGTACCTACTAATAAGTATTTTGTGTTGAACGATCAACGACAAAATAAACAAGATTCAAGAAATTTTGGTTATATTAGTAAAAAGGATATAATTGGTGAGGTATCTTTACGATATTACCCATTTAAGGCATTCACTGTAGATTTTAAATAA
- a CDS encoding TVP38/TMEM64 family protein yields the protein MSTEQVNHWFDVFGNMGYLVGFFLPFIEAFIPILPLIVFVIVNVNAYGFVIGMTLAWLGTVLGSFIMFLIFRRLAHSKYMKRLKKRKSANRLIKYIDKHGVIPIFILFCFPFTPSALVNLIASVTNIKSVHYFWVLALSKLVMISLVGWLGKDISTLFSNPIRITIVVIVVIIVWFIGRQVEKHFMHSSEE from the coding sequence ATGTCGACTGAACAAGTTAATCATTGGTTTGATGTATTTGGAAACATGGGGTATCTTGTGGGATTTTTCTTACCATTTATTGAAGCGTTTATACCCATTTTACCGTTAATCGTATTTGTTATAGTAAATGTAAATGCCTATGGTTTTGTAATAGGAATGACACTCGCATGGTTAGGAACAGTGCTTGGTAGTTTTATCATGTTTCTAATCTTTAGACGGTTGGCGCATTCTAAATATATGAAACGACTAAAAAAACGTAAGTCTGCAAATAGGTTGATTAAGTATATTGATAAACATGGCGTTATACCTATATTTATTTTATTTTGTTTTCCTTTTACACCGAGTGCTTTGGTGAATTTAATCGCTAGTGTTACCAACATTAAATCTGTACATTATTTTTGGGTGTTAGCTTTATCAAAATTAGTTATGATTAGTCTTGTAGGTTGGTTAGGAAAAGATATTTCTACTTTATTTTCTAATCCTATACGTATAACGATTGTCGTGATTGTTGTAATCATTGTTTGGTTTATAGGAAGACAGGTAGAAAAACACTTTATGCATTCTTCAGAGGAGTGA
- a CDS encoding glucose-6-phosphate isomerase, which produces MTHIQLDYGKTLEFFNEHELEQQKDIVKSIHHTIHEGTGAGNDFLGWIDLPVDYDKEEFSRILEASKRVKEHSDVFVVIGIGGSYLGARAAIEMLTSSFRNSDEYPEIVFVGNHLSSSYTQELIDYLDGKDFSVNVISKSGTTTEPAVAFRLFKQLVEDKYGKEEAKKRIFATTDKEKGALKQLATNEGYETFVVPDDVGGRYSVLTAVGLLPIAVAGIDIEAMMQGAAKAREELSSENLEDNIAYQYATIRNILYAKGYTTEMLINYEPSMQYFNEWWKQLFGESEGKDYKGVYPSSANYTTDLHSLGQYVQEGRRFLFETVVKVNNPKHNITIEEDKEDLDGLNYLAGKTIDEVNTKAFEGTLLAHTDGGVPNLVVNIPKLDEETFGYVVYFFELACAMSGYQLGVNPFNQPGVEAYKQNMFALLGKPGFEDKKQELEQRL; this is translated from the coding sequence ATGACTCATATACAGTTAGATTATGGTAAAACGTTAGAATTTTTTAACGAACATGAATTAGAACAACAAAAAGATATCGTTAAATCAATACATCATACTATTCACGAAGGCACAGGCGCTGGCAATGATTTCTTAGGATGGATAGATCTTCCTGTTGATTATGATAAAGAAGAATTTTCACGTATTTTAGAGGCGTCAAAACGCGTTAAAGAACATTCAGATGTTTTCGTAGTAATTGGTATCGGTGGTTCTTATTTAGGTGCACGTGCAGCAATTGAAATGTTAACTTCATCATTTAGAAATAGTGATGAATATCCTGAAATCGTATTTGTTGGTAATCATTTATCTTCTTCTTATACACAAGAATTAATTGATTATTTAGATGGTAAAGATTTCTCAGTAAATGTTATTTCAAAATCTGGTACAACGACTGAACCTGCTGTAGCGTTTAGATTATTTAAACAATTAGTAGAAGACAAATATGGTAAAGAAGAAGCGAAAAAACGTATCTTTGCTACAACTGATAAAGAAAAAGGTGCTTTAAAACAATTAGCTACTAATGAAGGCTATGAAACTTTCGTCGTTCCTGATGATGTTGGTGGCCGTTACTCAGTATTGACTGCAGTAGGCTTATTACCAATCGCAGTCGCAGGTATCGATATTGAAGCAATGATGCAAGGTGCTGCTAAAGCAAGAGAAGAACTTTCTTCTGAAAACTTAGAAGATAATATTGCATATCAATATGCGACAATCCGTAATATTTTATATGCAAAAGGTTATACAACCGAAATGCTAATTAACTATGAACCTTCTATGCAATACTTTAATGAATGGTGGAAACAATTATTTGGTGAATCTGAAGGTAAAGATTATAAAGGTGTATATCCTTCAAGCGCCAACTACACTACTGACTTACACTCATTAGGTCAATATGTACAAGAAGGTAGACGTTTCCTATTTGAAACAGTAGTTAAAGTTAATAATCCAAAACATAATATTACTATTGAAGAAGACAAAGAAGACTTAGACGGTTTAAACTATTTAGCTGGCAAAACAATCGATGAAGTTAATACTAAAGCCTTCGAAGGTACTTTATTAGCGCATACTGATGGTGGCGTTCCTAATTTAGTAGTTAATATTCCTAAATTAGATGAAGAAACATTTGGTTATGTTGTTTACTTCTTCGAGCTTGCATGTGCGATGAGTGGTTACCAATTAGGCGTTAATCCATTCAACCAACCTGGTGTTGAAGCATATAAACAAAATATGTTTGCATTGTTAGGTAAACCAGGCTTTGAAGATAAAAAACAAGAATTAGAACAACGTTTATAA
- a CDS encoding argininosuccinate synthase: MKQKIVLAYSGGLDTSVAVHWLIEKGYDVVACCLDVGEGKDLDVVYQKALDMGAVECHIIDATEEFSQDYVAYAIKGNLMYEGAYPLVSALSRPLISKKLVEIADKTDAVGIAHGCTGKGNDQVRFEVSIKALNPELKVFAPVREWAWSREEEIDYAIKHNIPVPIQHDSPYSIDQNLWGRSNECGILEDPYATPPEDAYDLTHALEDTPDQAEELVLSFEKGLPTALNDESLSLTKLILKLNKIAGKHGIGRIDHVENRLVGIKSREVYETPAAEVIVKAHKALETITLTKDVAHFKPVIEKQLSEQVYNALWFSPLTDSLKTFVDSTQDHVTGEVRIKLYKGNAVVNGRKSPFTLYNEKLATYTKEDAFNQESAVGFIEIYGLPTQVNAMLHGGYHNE, from the coding sequence ATGAAACAAAAAATAGTTTTAGCATATTCAGGTGGTTTAGATACAAGTGTTGCAGTACATTGGTTAATTGAAAAAGGCTATGACGTGGTAGCTTGTTGTTTAGATGTTGGTGAAGGCAAAGATTTAGATGTTGTATACCAAAAAGCATTAGATATGGGGGCTGTCGAATGCCACATTATCGATGCTACGGAAGAATTTAGTCAAGATTATGTTGCCTATGCAATCAAAGGTAATTTAATGTATGAAGGTGCATATCCATTAGTATCTGCACTTTCAAGACCGTTAATTTCAAAAAAATTAGTAGAAATTGCCGACAAAACTGATGCAGTTGGTATTGCTCATGGGTGTACTGGTAAAGGCAATGACCAAGTACGTTTTGAAGTTTCAATAAAAGCACTTAACCCAGAATTAAAAGTATTTGCACCAGTGAGAGAATGGGCATGGAGCCGTGAGGAAGAAATTGATTATGCAATCAAACATAACATCCCTGTACCTATACAACATGACTCACCATATTCTATCGACCAAAACTTATGGGGTAGAAGTAATGAGTGTGGCATTTTAGAAGATCCTTATGCTACACCACCAGAAGATGCATATGATTTAACGCATGCATTAGAAGACACGCCAGATCAAGCTGAAGAATTAGTTTTATCTTTCGAAAAAGGTTTACCTACTGCTTTAAACGACGAATCACTGTCTTTAACTAAATTAATTTTAAAATTAAATAAAATTGCAGGTAAACATGGCATCGGCAGAATTGACCATGTAGAGAATAGACTTGTAGGTATTAAATCAAGAGAAGTTTATGAAACACCAGCGGCAGAAGTAATCGTTAAAGCACATAAAGCACTTGAAACTATTACATTAACTAAAGATGTTGCTCACTTTAAACCAGTTATCGAAAAACAACTATCAGAGCAAGTTTATAATGCTTTATGGTTCTCGCCATTAACAGATAGCTTAAAAACATTCGTTGATAGTACACAAGACCATGTTACTGGTGAAGTAAGAATCAAACTTTATAAAGGTAATGCTGTCGTTAATGGTAGAAAATCTCCATTTACTTTATACAATGAAAAATTAGCTACTTATACAAAAGAAGATGCATTTAATCAAGAATCTGCTGTAGGTTTCATAGAAATTTACGGTTTACCGACACAAGTAAATGCTATGCTTCATGGAGGTTATCACAATGAGTGA
- the argH gene encoding argininosuccinate lyase has protein sequence MSEKAWGGRFKEKPEDWVDEFNASIHFDKTLIKQDIEGSIAHAKMLAQQNIIAPKESDDIIAGLERILTDFEDGKVEFDVSLEDIHLNIEHELIKRIGDTGGKLHTGRSRNDQVATDMHLYTKEQVSMIIELITSFQTTIVNVAEQHVDTIMPGYTHLQRAQPISFAHHLLTYYWMLERDKGRFHDSLKRIDISPLGAAALSGTTYPIDRQMTQELLGFSSLYENSMDAVSDRDYIVETLHNISLTMVHLSRFAEEIIFWSSAEANFITLSDAFSTGSSIMPQKKNPDMAELIRGKVGRTAGHLTSMLMTLKGLPLAYNKDMQEDKEGLFDAIHTIKGSLRIFEGMVDSMTINVDHLKETVNNDFSNATELADYLVTKDVPFRTAHEIVGKIVLWCIQNNKYLLDVPLTQYQEAHPSIEDDIYSFLKPENCVSRRISHGSTGQNAVKQQLEIIKTQLH, from the coding sequence ATGAGTGAGAAAGCTTGGGGTGGCAGATTTAAAGAAAAGCCTGAAGACTGGGTTGATGAATTTAACGCATCTATTCACTTTGATAAAACTTTAATTAAACAAGATATTGAAGGTAGTATTGCACATGCTAAGATGTTAGCTCAGCAAAATATCATTGCTCCTAAAGAGAGCGATGATATTATTGCAGGTTTGGAACGCATACTAACTGATTTCGAAGACGGAAAAGTTGAATTTGATGTTTCGCTAGAAGATATTCACTTAAATATAGAACATGAATTAATTAAACGTATCGGTGATACTGGTGGTAAATTGCACACAGGTCGTAGTAGGAATGATCAAGTTGCAACGGACATGCACTTATATACAAAAGAACAAGTTTCAATGATTATCGAATTAATCACATCATTCCAAACAACTATCGTAAATGTGGCAGAACAGCATGTTGATACTATTATGCCTGGGTATACGCATTTGCAAAGAGCCCAACCCATTTCATTCGCCCATCACCTTTTAACTTATTACTGGATGTTGGAAAGAGATAAAGGGAGATTTCATGATAGTTTAAAAAGAATTGATATTTCACCACTTGGCGCAGCGGCTTTAAGTGGAACTACTTACCCTATTGACCGCCAAATGACTCAGGAGTTATTAGGATTTAGTTCTTTATACGAAAATAGTATGGATGCAGTAAGTGACCGCGATTATATAGTTGAAACGTTACACAATATTTCTTTAACAATGGTCCATCTATCTCGTTTTGCAGAAGAAATTATTTTTTGGTCTTCTGCAGAAGCTAATTTCATTACTTTATCTGATGCATTTTCAACTGGTTCTTCGATTATGCCTCAAAAGAAAAATCCTGATATGGCCGAGTTAATTAGAGGTAAAGTTGGTCGTACTGCAGGTCATTTAACGAGTATGTTAATGACTTTAAAAGGATTACCACTTGCTTACAACAAAGACATGCAAGAAGATAAAGAAGGCTTGTTTGATGCTATTCATACTATTAAAGGCTCTTTAAGAATCTTTGAAGGTATGGTTGATTCAATGACAATTAACGTTGACCATTTAAAAGAGACTGTAAACAATGACTTTTCAAACGCCACAGAACTTGCAGATTACTTAGTTACTAAAGACGTTCCTTTTAGAACGGCACATGAAATAGTAGGCAAAATCGTATTATGGTGTATACAAAACAATAAATATTTATTAGATGTACCGCTTACTCAATATCAAGAAGCACACCCTTCAATCGAAGACGATATATATTCATTTTTAAAACCTGAAAACTGCGTTAGCCGCAGAATCAGTCATGGTTCTACTGGTCAAAATGCCGTAAAACAACAATTAGAAATTATCAAAACCCAATTACATTAA
- a CDS encoding Glu/Leu/Phe/Val family dehydrogenase, giving the protein MTENNNLVTSTQDIIKEALHKLGFDDGMYDLIKEPLRFLQVRIPVRMDDGTVKTFTGYRAQHNDAVGPTKGGVRFHPDVDEEEVKALSMWMSLKCGIVNLPYGGGKGGIVCDPRQMSIHEVERLSRGYVRAISQFVGPTKDIPAPDVFTNSQIMAWMMDEYSSLDKFNSPGFITGKPIVLGGSQGRDRSTALGVVIAIEQAAKRRNKQIEGSRVVIQGFGNAGSFLAKFLYDMGAKIVGISDAYGALHDPEGLDIDYLLDRRDSFGTVTNLFEETISNKELFEIDCDVLVPAAIANQITADNAHDIKADVVVEAANGPTTPEGTRILTERGILLVPDVLASAGGVTVSYFEWVQNNQGYYWTEEEVNEKLREKLITAFDTIYELAQNRKIDMRLAAYIVGIKRTAEAARYRGWA; this is encoded by the coding sequence ATGACTGAGAATAATAATTTGGTTACTTCTACACAAGATATTATTAAGGAAGCTTTACACAAATTGGGTTTTGATGATGGAATGTACGACTTAATCAAAGAACCATTAAGATTTTTACAAGTAAGAATACCAGTAAGAATGGATGATGGGACTGTTAAAACTTTTACTGGTTATCGTGCACAGCATAACGATGCTGTCGGACCAACTAAAGGTGGGGTTAGATTCCACCCAGATGTTGACGAAGAAGAAGTAAAAGCATTATCAATGTGGATGTCATTAAAATGTGGAATTGTTAACTTACCTTATGGTGGCGGTAAAGGTGGAATCGTCTGTGACCCACGTCAAATGAGTATTCATGAGGTTGAACGTTTATCTCGTGGATATGTTAGAGCAATCTCTCAATTTGTTGGGCCTACTAAAGATATTCCGGCACCGGATGTTTTTACCAATTCTCAAATTATGGCATGGATGATGGATGAATATAGTTCTCTAGATAAATTTAACTCACCAGGTTTTATCACAGGTAAACCAATTGTATTAGGTGGTTCACAAGGGCGTGACCGTTCTACTGCATTAGGTGTTGTTATTGCTATTGAACAAGCGGCAAAAAGAAGAAATAAACAAATCGAAGGCTCTCGTGTAGTTATTCAAGGTTTTGGTAACGCAGGTAGCTTCTTAGCTAAATTCTTATATGACATGGGTGCTAAAATTGTAGGTATTTCAGATGCTTATGGTGCATTACATGATCCTGAAGGTTTAGATATTGATTATTTATTAGACCGCAGAGACAGTTTCGGTACTGTTACTAATCTATTTGAAGAAACTATTTCAAACAAAGAATTATTTGAAATTGATTGTGATGTTTTAGTTCCTGCAGCGATTGCAAACCAAATTACTGCTGATAATGCACATGACATTAAAGCAGACGTAGTAGTAGAAGCTGCGAACGGTCCAACAACGCCAGAAGGTACTAGAATATTAACTGAACGTGGCATATTACTCGTGCCAGACGTATTAGCAAGTGCTGGTGGCGTTACAGTTTCTTACTTCGAATGGGTTCAAAATAACCAAGGTTACTACTGGACGGAAGAAGAAGTTAACGAAAAATTACGTGAAAAATTAATCACAGCATTTGATACAATTTATGAATTAGCTCAAAATCGTAAAATTGATATGCGTTTAGCTGCATACATCGTAGGTATTAAACGTACTGCGGAAGCAGCGCGTTACCGTGGTTGGGCATAA
- a CDS encoding ornithine--oxo-acid transaminase has product MTRSEEIIEVTNHYGAHNYVPLPIVISEAEGVWVKDPEGNKYMDMLAAYSAVNQGHRHPKVVQALKDQADKVTLVSRAFHSDNLGAWYEKICKLAGKEKALPMNTGAEAVETALKAARRWAYEVKNIEPDKAEIVAFNGNFHGRTMAPVSLSSEAEYQRGYGPLLEGFRKVDFGDIEALKSAINENTAAVLIEPIQGEAGINVPPEGYLKEIRELCDKHNILFIADEIQAGLGRSGKLFATDWDNVKADVYILGKALGGGVLPISVVLADEEVLGVFTPGSHGSTFGGNPLACAASIAALDVIIDEDLPGRSLELGNYFKEELQKIDHPAIKEVRGRGLFIGIELNENARPYCEALKEQGILCKETHDTVIRFAPPLVITKEEIDYALDKVKAVFK; this is encoded by the coding sequence ATGACAAGATCAGAAGAAATCATCGAGGTTACAAATCACTATGGAGCGCATAACTATGTTCCATTACCAATTGTTATCTCGGAAGCTGAAGGGGTATGGGTAAAAGATCCTGAAGGAAACAAATATATGGATATGCTAGCTGCATATTCAGCTGTTAACCAAGGGCATCGACACCCTAAAGTAGTTCAAGCGTTGAAAGATCAAGCTGATAAAGTAACGCTTGTATCTAGAGCTTTCCATAGCGACAACTTAGGTGCATGGTATGAAAAAATATGTAAACTTGCTGGAAAAGAAAAAGCACTACCAATGAACACGGGTGCTGAAGCGGTTGAAACAGCACTTAAAGCTGCAAGACGTTGGGCTTATGAAGTGAAAAATATTGAACCAGATAAAGCAGAAATTGTGGCGTTTAATGGCAACTTCCACGGACGTACAATGGCGCCAGTTTCATTATCATCTGAAGCAGAATATCAACGTGGCTACGGTCCATTATTAGAAGGTTTCCGTAAAGTTGATTTTGGTGATATTGAAGCATTAAAATCTGCTATTAATGAAAATACAGCTGCTGTCCTTATTGAACCAATTCAAGGTGAAGCAGGCATAAATGTACCTCCAGAAGGTTATTTAAAAGAGATTAGAGAATTATGTGACAAACATAATATTTTATTTATTGCCGATGAAATTCAGGCAGGTTTAGGTCGTTCAGGTAAATTATTTGCGACAGACTGGGATAACGTTAAAGCTGATGTCTATATTTTAGGTAAAGCATTGGGCGGTGGCGTATTACCAATTTCAGTTGTATTAGCAGACGAAGAAGTTTTAGGCGTGTTTACACCGGGTTCTCACGGTTCTACATTCGGTGGTAATCCACTAGCTTGTGCTGCTTCTATTGCTGCATTAGATGTTATTATCGATGAAGATTTACCAGGTCGTTCATTAGAACTAGGTAACTATTTCAAAGAAGAGTTACAAAAGATTGACCACCCTGCTATTAAAGAAGTAAGAGGTCGTGGTTTATTCATAGGAATTGAATTGAACGAAAACGCTAGACCTTATTGTGAAGCTTTAAAAGAGCAAGGCATTCTATGTAAAGAAACGCACGATACGGTTATTCGCTTTGCACCTCCTTTAGTTATTACTAAAGAAGAAATTGACTACGCATTAGACAAAGTAAAAGCAGTTTTTAAATAG
- a CDS encoding NADH-dependent flavin oxidoreductase, with the protein MNERFTPLFESVTLPNNTVLKNKFVLAPLTHVSSNDDGTASEDEINYMEQRSQDVGLAISAASNVTDLGKAFPGQPSVAHDTDLEGLKKLAHVMKKNGAKAVVQIHHGGAQALPNLTPGGDVAAPTPISLKSFGQQEEHDAREITEDEIQETIKAFGEATRRVAEAGFDGVEIHGANHYLIHQFVSPYYNRRTDEWGTDKLKFPTAVVEEVLKAKEQYADDSFIVGYRFSPEEAESPGISMEITESLVKTLIEKPLDYLHVSLMDVHSETREGKYAGEERIKLLHQWIDGRMPLIGIGSIFTAEQALEAIQSGNIELIALGREILLDYQFISKIENGKENEIVSYFDPERTDKHELPPKLWEQFNIGFYPLPRKDEQ; encoded by the coding sequence ATGAATGAAAGATTTACCCCTTTATTTGAAAGTGTAACTTTGCCTAATAACACAGTTTTAAAAAATAAATTTGTCTTAGCACCGTTGACACACGTATCATCAAATGATGACGGTACGGCATCAGAAGACGAAATTAATTACATGGAACAACGTTCGCAAGATGTTGGTTTAGCTATTTCAGCAGCAAGTAATGTGACTGATTTAGGTAAAGCATTCCCAGGTCAACCTTCAGTTGCACACGATACGGATTTAGAAGGTTTGAAAAAGTTAGCACATGTAATGAAGAAAAACGGTGCTAAAGCAGTCGTTCAAATTCATCACGGTGGAGCGCAAGCATTACCAAACTTAACACCTGGTGGAGACGTAGCCGCACCAACACCTATTTCACTTAAAAGTTTTGGACAACAAGAAGAGCATGATGCACGCGAAATAACGGAAGATGAAATTCAGGAAACAATCAAAGCATTTGGCGAAGCAACAAGAAGAGTAGCCGAAGCCGGTTTTGATGGTGTAGAAATACATGGCGCAAACCATTACCTTATTCATCAATTCGTATCACCTTATTACAATAGAAGAACGGATGAATGGGGAACTGATAAATTAAAATTCCCAACTGCAGTTGTTGAGGAAGTGTTAAAAGCAAAAGAACAATATGCAGATGATTCATTTATCGTTGGATATAGATTTTCACCTGAAGAAGCAGAATCACCTGGAATCAGTATGGAAATTACTGAATCATTAGTTAAAACACTTATAGAAAAACCGCTAGATTATTTACATGTTTCATTAATGGATGTTCATTCTGAGACACGTGAGGGTAAATATGCAGGTGAGGAAAGAATTAAATTATTACATCAATGGATAGATGGACGTATGCCATTAATAGGTATCGGTTCTATTTTCACGGCAGAACAAGCATTAGAAGCTATTCAATCAGGTAATATTGAGTTAATTGCTTTAGGTAGAGAGATTTTATTAGACTATCAATTTATTAGTAAAATTGAAAACGGCAAAGAGAATGAAATTGTGTCATACTTTGATCCGGAAAGAACTGATAAGCATGAACTACCACCAAAACTATGGGAGCAATTTAATATCGGATTTTATCCTTTACCAAGAAAAGACGAACAATAA
- the ygs gene encoding S1 domain-containing post-transcriptional regulator Ygs, which produces MNHHYKIGQHIKVRVTGIQPYGAFVETPDNTEGLIHISEIMDDYVHNLKKFLSEGQVVRAKVISIDNEGKLNLSLKDNDYFKNYERKKEKQSVLDEIKETEKYGFQTIKERLPVWIKQSKDEMKQD; this is translated from the coding sequence TTGAATCATCATTATAAAATTGGTCAACACATTAAAGTACGTGTGACTGGTATTCAACCGTATGGCGCATTTGTTGAAACCCCTGATAATACTGAAGGCTTGATCCATATATCAGAAATCATGGATGATTATGTGCATAATTTAAAGAAATTTTTATCAGAAGGGCAAGTTGTTAGAGCTAAAGTTATTTCTATAGATAATGAAGGCAAATTGAATTTGTCGTTAAAAGATAATGATTATTTCAAAAATTATGAGCGTAAAAAGGAAAAGCAATCAGTGTTGGATGAAATCAAAGAAACTGAGAAATATGGGTTTCAAACAATTAAAGAACGCTTACCGGTTTGGATAAAACAGTCAAAAGACGAGATGAAACAAGATTAA
- a CDS encoding peptidylprolyl isomerase: MTNYPQLDNEVKDNEIKLVMHTNKGDMTFKLLPDVAPKTVENFVTHAKNGYYDGITFHRVINDFMVQGGDPTATGMGGESIYGKPFEDEFSLEAFNIYGALSMANSGPNTNGSQFFIVQMNEVPESMLSQLADGGWPQPIVDRYAEKGGTPWLDQKHTVFGQLIEGETTLEDIASTKVGPQDKPLHDITIDSIEVEDK; encoded by the coding sequence ATGACAAACTACCCTCAGTTAGATAATGAAGTAAAAGACAATGAAATTAAATTAGTGATGCATACAAATAAAGGTGATATGACATTCAAATTATTACCTGATGTAGCACCTAAAACGGTAGAAAATTTTGTTACTCACGCTAAAAATGGTTACTACGATGGCATTACATTCCACCGTGTAATTAATGACTTTATGGTACAAGGTGGAGACCCTACAGCTACAGGCATGGGTGGCGAAAGTATTTATGGTAAACCATTTGAAGATGAATTTTCTTTAGAAGCTTTCAATATTTACGGCGCATTATCTATGGCGAACTCAGGACCTAACACAAATGGTTCACAATTTTTCATAGTACAAATGAATGAAGTACCTGAATCAATGTTAAGTCAATTAGCAGATGGTGGTTGGCCACAACCTATCGTGGATAGATATGCTGAAAAAGGTGGCACACCTTGGTTAGATCAAAAACACACAGTATTTGGCCAATTAATTGAAGGTGAAACTACTTTAGAAGATATCGCGAGTACTAAAGTAGGACCTCAAGACAAACCGTTACACGATATTACTATCGATTCAATTGAGGTTGAAGATAAATAA
- the kapB gene encoding sporulation phosphorelay system protein KapB — MLYRFAHKTGVYGVSIVEEQNNQILVQIEQVIKHPKQGDLHNPKATENVFFHERKALSQFEKRYTSQSQLKAFNEDPLPYVESLQLAITKLEERLQEKQDEHARRSLENLQNLKEDYAIQYKEKFN; from the coding sequence ATGTTATACCGTTTTGCACATAAAACTGGCGTATACGGCGTTAGTATCGTAGAAGAACAAAATAATCAAATTTTAGTACAAATCGAACAAGTGATTAAACACCCTAAACAAGGTGATTTACATAATCCTAAAGCTACAGAAAATGTCTTTTTCCATGAACGTAAAGCATTAAGCCAATTTGAAAAACGCTATACTTCTCAATCACAATTGAAAGCATTTAATGAAGACCCTCTTCCTTACGTCGAATCATTACAACTTGCAATTACTAAATTAGAGGAACGTTTGCAAGAAAAACAAGATGAACATGCACGTCGTTCACTAGAAAATTTACAAAATTTAAAAGAGGATTATGCCATTCAATATAAAGAAAAATTTAACTAA